One window of the Eucalyptus grandis isolate ANBG69807.140 chromosome 6, ASM1654582v1, whole genome shotgun sequence genome contains the following:
- the LOC120294405 gene encoding disease resistance protein RPM1-like: protein MASLAVEATVTLVELVSSLILKEINQKKDVKADINRIMNTLKTMQAFLSDRGGTHGNQLLQDQVCQIRDFAYDVEDAFDEYMFQVPYHEHTHKITKFAHGVAQFGPRWKALHGMSSRFKEIRNDIENFKDFDSLRAGNTSSGEGGSSGLWSEDHLAHNFDSDIGGFEGHVERIRDQLLSGEPRLSTISIVGLPGSGKTVLAKQVYECKRVQGHFEFRAWAHVSRSLKLDEVLRSILTQFFPGIGGSVFINEVAMREILNKYVQQQRFLVVLDDIWRMQDWELIVNVFQNGSSGSRILFTSRDSNVGASCVEYPIYVHELNGLPWKKASSLFCKKAFRSCNGICPPELEDWSEKIIKKCEGLPLAVIAAGNLLSGKRQIPYEWKKLHDSLGDNLPVMGIILLPSYEDLPSYLRSCFLYFSIFPEDYSIQRQRLIRLWIAEGLVKEARNTSLEEVAENYLNKLVQRNLVHVTARDIDGRVRSCRVLNLVHDFIIAKAVEENFVRSASKRSSLSQGRIRRLSAQTEICTNVELSETLGHVRSVFMFGRGKFSNLEFFRLLKVLDMQGAPLEDFPIDIVKLVLLKYLSLRETNVKTVPKSIKKLSLLETLDLKQTSVTWLPGSIFRLHLLRHLLVYKYDVKNDVTFDGAKGVEMHSGRGALSNIQKLSLVKATTELIQKLDAMIHLRKLGLINLKSEDGRRVCGSIQKMEHLSTLDLRADSGDYLELDHIQIKPGFEVLQHLYLTGQLQMLPRWVSSLQSLIKVGLKGSRSHINPLPALQALPNLMELDMVDAFTGQKLEFLMNTFRRLKILQIEKFRELSMVAVEVGAMPALEKLTFCKCDKLNMLPLGIDMLTRLQELLLCDMNGQFIDRLRKNSEDRNWVSHVRVIRSYTLGQGELWFPQNLS, encoded by the coding sequence ATGGCTAGCTTAGCTGTTGAAGCAACAGTGACATTGGTGGAGCTAGTCTCCTCCTTAATTCTCAAAGAGATCAACCAGAAAAAAGATGTGAAGGCGGATATCAATCGCATCATGAACACGTTGAAGACAATGCAAGCTTTCCTGAGCGACCGAGGAGGAACTCATGGGAACCAGCTTCTTCAAGACCAGGTATGCCAAATTCGAGATTTTGCGTATGATGTTGAGGATGCTTTCGATGAGTACATGTTTCAAGTACCATACCATGAGCATACACACAAGATCACGAAATTTGCTCATGGGGTTGCTCAATTTGGCCCACGATGGAAAGCTCTTCATGGAATGTCTTCCAGGTTCAAAGAAATTAGAAACgatatagaaaattttaaagattttgataGTCTGCGTGCTGGAAATACTAGCTCTGGAGAAGGTGGGAGCTCTGGGTTGTGGTCTGAAGATCATTTGGCCCACAATTTCGATAGTGATATCGGGGGTTTCGAAGGCCATGTGGAACGCATCCGTGATCAGTTGCTATCCGGAGAGCCCAGGCTTTCCACAATTTCAATAGTGGGTCTTCCTGGTTCGGGTAAAACGGTTCTCGCCAAGCAGGTTTATGAGTGCAAGAGAGTTCAGGGGCATTTCGAGTTCCGTGCTTGGGCGCATGTCTCTCGTTCCTTAAAGCTCGATGAGGTTTTAAGGAGCATATTAACGCAATTTTTTCCTGGGATTGGTGGGTCAGTTTTCATAAATGAAGTTGCCATGagagaaattttaaataaatatgtgCAGCAGCAACGGTTCCTTGTTGTTCTGGACGATATATGGAGAATGCAAGATTGGGAACTGATTGTAAATGTATTTCAGAATGGTTCCAGTGGCAGTAGAATATTGTTCACTTCTCGCGACAGCAATGTTGGCGCGTCTTGTGTCGAATACCCCATATATGTCCATGAACTTAATGGTTTACCATGGAAAAAAGCATCAAGCCTATTCTGTAAGAAGGCTTTCCGGAGCTGCAACGGGATTTGCCCCCCCGAGTTGGAGGATTGGTCcgagaaaataattaagaagTGTGAAGGGCTTCCCTTAGCAGTAATAGCAGCAGGCAACCTCCTATCAGGGAAGCGGCAAATTCCATATGAATGGAAGAAATTGCACGACAGCCTTGGAGACAATCTTCCTGTTATGGGGATTATTCTATTGCCAAGTTACGAGGACCTCCCGAGTTATCTAAGAAGCTGCTTTTTGTACTTCAGCATTTTTCCTGAGGACTATTCTATTCAACGGCAAAGATTGATCCGCCTATGGATAGCTGAAGGACTTGTGAAGGAAGCGAGGAACACATCGCTGGAGGAAGTTGCAGAGAATTATCTTAATAAGCTCGTTCAGAGGAATCTGGTTCATGTGACAGCGAGGGATATAGATGGACGGGTGAGAAGTTGCCGTGTCCTGAATCTTGTTCATGACTTCATCATTGCCAAGGCTGTGGAAGAGAACTTTGTTAGATCTGCATCCAAAAGAAGCTCATTGTCACAGGGAAGAATCCGGCGCCTATCTGCTCAAACAGAAATTTGCACAAATGTTGAACTTAGTGAAACATTAGGTCATGTTCGGTCCGTGTTTATGTTTGGGAGAGGAAAGTTTTCGAACTTGGAGTTTTTCCGGTTGTTGAAGGTTTTAGATATGCAAGGTGCTCCGCTGGAGGATTTCCCCATCGATATTGTCAAACTTGTGCTTCTAAAGTACCTGAGTTTAAGAGAGACAAATGTCAAGACAGTTCCCAAGTCCATAAAGAAGCTTTCCCTCCTCGAAACCTTGGACCTCAAACAAACTAGTGTCACGTGGCTTCCAGGGAGCATTTTTCGGCTGCACCTTTTGCGTCATCTGCTTGTTTATAAATATGACGTGAAGAACGACGTGACTTTTGATGGTGCAAAGGGCGTAGAGATGCACAGTGGAAGGGGGGCCTTATCTAACATACAGAAGTTGTCACTCGTGAAGGCTACAACAGAGCTTATTCAGAAATTGGATGCTATGATCCATTTGAGGAAGCTTGGACTCATAAATTTGAAGAGCGAGGATGGGAGAAGAGTCTGTGGATCCATCCAGAAAATGGAGCATCTCTCAACACTTGATCTACGAGCAGATTCAGGGGACTATCTAGAATTGGATCATATCCAGATCAAGCCAGGGTTTGAGGTTCTTCAACACCTTTACTTAACAGGGCAACTGCAAATGTTACCCAGGTGGGTTTCTTCCCTGCAGAGTCTCATCAAAGTCGGCCTAAAGGGGTCGAGATCACACATCAACCCGCTTCCAGCTCTTCAGGCTTTGCCTAATCTGATGGAGCTCGATATGGTCGATGCTTTTACAGGGCAAAAACTGGAGTTCTTGATGAACACGTTCAGGAGACTGAAGATACTTCAGATTGAAAAATTCCGTGAGCTGAGCATGGTGGCTGTGGAGGTCGGTGCAATGCCTGCTCTCGAAAAGTTGACGTTCTGTAAGTGCGATAAATTGAATATGCTTCCCTTGGGCATAGACATGCTCACTCGTCTCCAAGAACTGCTTCTGTGCGACATGAATGGGCAATTCATCGATCGGCTCCGCAAGAACAGTGAGGATCGCAATTGGGTCAGCCATGTCAGGGTCATTCGTTCTTACACTCTAGGCCAGGGTGAGTTATGGTTCCCCCAGAATCTTTCTTGA